A part of Paenarthrobacter sp. A20 genomic DNA contains:
- a CDS encoding AraC family transcriptional regulator, whose amino-acid sequence MSPTDPGDGAATRLAHRLVGMRANREVIPEDPHHSVRWHEHDYPSPIARWNYHPEYEIHLIRKGTGKFIVGDHIGTFEAGHVALVGAGLPHDWVSDLDPGEVLENRDAVIQFDGKWVEQAAVLVPELTEVLPLLEQSARGIEFFGQTAQTAAASIEAMGGSNGLERLRHLLALFAILSRAPDHERKYLADEWFRPQLDGQAEAVVDIVLEYVFSNHAGSVSMSEAAAMVGMAEPTFSKYFKRATGQNFTDLVRKLRLAHSRRLLERTDKPVSDICYEVGFSNLSNFNRQFLRETGETPRKFRQRMQG is encoded by the coding sequence ATGAGTCCAACCGATCCTGGAGACGGTGCAGCGACGCGGCTGGCACACCGTCTGGTGGGGATGCGCGCCAACCGCGAAGTGATTCCCGAAGATCCACATCATTCGGTCAGATGGCACGAACACGACTACCCCAGCCCTATAGCCCGCTGGAACTATCATCCCGAGTACGAGATCCACCTGATCCGCAAGGGCACCGGGAAGTTCATTGTGGGCGACCATATCGGCACCTTCGAGGCCGGCCACGTCGCGTTGGTCGGGGCCGGACTACCTCACGACTGGGTCAGCGACCTCGACCCAGGGGAAGTCCTTGAAAATCGCGATGCCGTGATCCAGTTCGACGGCAAATGGGTGGAGCAGGCTGCTGTACTGGTGCCCGAACTGACCGAGGTACTGCCGCTCCTGGAACAGTCGGCTCGTGGGATCGAATTCTTTGGCCAGACGGCACAAACGGCAGCCGCCTCCATTGAAGCCATGGGCGGCTCCAACGGATTGGAACGGCTGCGTCACCTGCTGGCCCTGTTCGCGATCCTCTCCCGGGCACCGGACCACGAACGCAAATACCTCGCCGACGAATGGTTCCGGCCGCAGTTGGACGGCCAGGCCGAAGCTGTGGTGGACATTGTCCTGGAGTACGTGTTCAGCAACCATGCCGGCAGCGTCTCCATGTCAGAGGCCGCAGCGATGGTGGGCATGGCCGAGCCCACGTTCTCCAAATACTTCAAACGTGCCACCGGGCAAAATTTCACGGACCTTGTCCGGAAGCTGCGGCTGGCCCATTCACGGCGCCTGCTGGAACGCACCGACAAGCCAGTATCGGACATTTGCTACGAGGTAGGCTTCAGCAACTTGTCCAACTTCAACCGTCAGTTCCTCAGGGAAACCGGCGAGACGCCGCGAAAATTCAGGCAACGGATGCAGGGCTAG
- a CDS encoding potassium-transporting ATPase subunit F, translated as MNLDAIMWVALFIVGLAMTGYLLAVLLHPEKW; from the coding sequence ATGAACCTGGACGCCATCATGTGGGTTGCGTTGTTCATCGTGGGCCTGGCCATGACCGGGTACTTGCTGGCTGTGTTGCTTCACCCGGAAAAGTGGTGA
- a CDS encoding GAF and ANTAR domain-containing protein: MEPMDNAEHIRSLHELVVGSSDIHGILNGVTGFASDAMSKVAGENIDCALTLRRRKRTSTVAGSSERAIQLDKIEQALGQGPCLEALDAGRPVLLADVATDTNWPEYSRALAAEGIHSALGVPMALGETSQAVINFFAPKAGTFTDAVIAEAASFTEVTGSTLRLAIRIETVEQLNADLKTAMSSRTVIDLACGVIMAQNRCSQDEAFEFLTKASSHRNKKLHAVATDIIAHLSGSTESHLRFED, translated from the coding sequence ATGGAACCCATGGACAATGCCGAACACATCCGAAGCCTGCACGAATTGGTAGTCGGCAGCTCAGACATCCACGGAATTTTGAACGGCGTGACTGGCTTCGCCTCCGACGCAATGAGCAAAGTGGCCGGGGAGAACATCGATTGTGCCCTCACACTGCGTCGCCGCAAACGGACCTCCACTGTTGCAGGTAGCAGTGAGAGGGCAATTCAGCTGGACAAGATTGAACAGGCCCTTGGGCAGGGCCCCTGTCTGGAAGCGTTGGACGCCGGCCGTCCGGTGCTTCTGGCAGACGTTGCCACCGACACCAACTGGCCGGAGTACAGCCGGGCTTTGGCTGCAGAAGGTATCCACAGTGCCTTGGGTGTACCGATGGCCCTGGGTGAGACATCCCAGGCGGTCATCAACTTCTTCGCCCCAAAGGCGGGTACATTCACTGATGCTGTGATAGCCGAAGCTGCCTCGTTTACGGAGGTCACGGGAAGTACCCTGCGTCTGGCCATCAGGATCGAAACCGTGGAGCAACTGAACGCGGACCTGAAGACGGCGATGTCCTCCAGGACTGTCATTGACCTTGCCTGCGGCGTCATTATGGCCCAGAACCGTTGCAGCCAGGACGAGGCCTTCGAGTTCCTGACCAAGGCCTCGAGCCACAGGAACAAGAAACTGCATGCCGTCGCAACGGACATCATCGCGCACTTGAGCGGCAGCACCGAAAGCCATCTGCGCTTCGAAGACTGA
- a CDS encoding META domain-containing protein, producing the protein MAQTQTRIIRTVSLAFVAASFLAGCAGSGTSPFVGVWGDTSDAKQPSLDMKSDGSATGTDGCNRLVGSWKEDGKTITFGGFSSTRMACEGVDTWLSNAVTAKIQEDGKLAVFGQGGDDLGTLAPGK; encoded by the coding sequence ATGGCGCAGACCCAGACCCGCATTATTCGCACTGTTTCCCTGGCCTTCGTTGCTGCTTCTTTTCTGGCAGGCTGTGCGGGAAGCGGCACCAGTCCATTCGTCGGAGTCTGGGGCGACACCAGCGATGCCAAGCAACCGTCCCTCGATATGAAGTCCGACGGCAGCGCCACGGGAACTGACGGTTGCAACAGGCTGGTCGGCTCCTGGAAAGAAGACGGCAAAACCATCACGTTCGGGGGTTTCTCGTCCACTCGCATGGCTTGTGAGGGCGTTGACACGTGGCTGTCGAATGCCGTGACCGCCAAGATCCAGGAAGACGGAAAGCTGGCAGTATTCGGCCAGGGCGGGGATGATCTCGGCACGCTTGCCCCCGGCAAATAG
- the kdpB gene encoding potassium-transporting ATPase subunit KdpB: MTRSSTATAADTSALTYADGNPLGTPGEHKHHTKAPAKLNAATLRAALPVAFKKLDPRQMVHSPVMFVVLVGAAACTLICVFKPAVFGIVVTAWLWLTVLFGTLSEAIAEGRGKAQADSLRASRKGVLARLRLDDGTTKEVAGTDLKLNDVVICEAGDVIPSDGEIIEGLASVDESTITGESAPVIRESGGDRSSVTGGTKVLSDRILVRITAEPGATFIDRMIKLVEGAVRQKTPNEIALHVLLVSLTIVFLVVTMTLAPLASLAGATPSPIVLVALLVCLIPTTIGALVPAIGIAGMDRLVQHNVLATSGRAVETAGDITTLLLDKTGTITYGNRRAVNFFPANDVERHELITAARLSSLADETPEGRSIVELANDKGVDGPELDHLRKDSKDISIVEFTASTRMSGLDVDGRLIRKGAAAAVERFVAEAGGRMPAEVQRRVQEISAEGGTPLLVAEHTHDGGARVLGTVHLADVVKPGMHARFAELRRMGIRTVMITGDNPVTAKAIAAEAGVDDFVAEATPEDKLDVIRREQGEGRLVAMTGDGTNDAPALAAADVGVAMNSGTPAAKEAANMVDLDSDPTKLINIVGIGKQLLITRGALTTFSVANDVAKYFAIVPALFTAAFPGLGMLNIMGLASPSSAILSAVIFNALIILVLVPLALRGVKYRAVSANQALARNLLLYGLGGLVAPFLGIKLIDLIISLIPGIG; encoded by the coding sequence ATGACCCGGTCCAGCACGGCTACAGCCGCGGACACGTCAGCACTCACCTACGCTGACGGCAACCCACTCGGAACACCCGGGGAACACAAACACCACACCAAGGCTCCGGCGAAACTCAATGCCGCCACTCTCCGCGCGGCCCTGCCGGTGGCGTTCAAAAAGCTGGATCCCCGGCAGATGGTCCATTCGCCCGTCATGTTCGTGGTGCTGGTGGGAGCCGCCGCCTGCACCTTGATTTGTGTGTTCAAACCGGCAGTCTTTGGCATTGTTGTCACGGCGTGGCTTTGGCTGACGGTCCTGTTCGGCACCCTGTCCGAGGCCATCGCCGAGGGCCGGGGGAAAGCCCAGGCGGACAGCCTCCGCGCCAGCCGCAAGGGCGTCCTGGCCCGCCTGCGGCTGGACGATGGAACCACCAAGGAAGTGGCCGGCACGGACCTCAAGCTCAACGACGTCGTCATCTGCGAAGCGGGTGACGTTATCCCCTCCGACGGCGAAATCATCGAAGGCCTAGCAAGCGTGGACGAGTCCACCATCACGGGCGAGTCAGCACCGGTCATCCGGGAGTCCGGCGGTGACCGTTCGTCAGTGACCGGCGGTACCAAGGTTTTGTCGGACCGGATCTTGGTCCGCATCACGGCTGAACCCGGAGCTACGTTCATTGACCGGATGATCAAACTCGTTGAGGGAGCCGTCCGTCAAAAGACTCCCAATGAGATCGCCCTGCACGTGCTCCTGGTTTCGTTGACCATCGTGTTCCTGGTGGTCACCATGACCCTGGCCCCGCTCGCGTCGCTGGCGGGAGCAACACCGTCGCCGATCGTCCTGGTCGCCCTCCTGGTTTGCCTCATTCCCACCACCATTGGCGCCCTGGTTCCGGCTATCGGCATCGCCGGCATGGACCGACTGGTCCAACACAACGTGCTGGCGACCTCCGGGCGGGCAGTGGAAACTGCCGGTGACATCACCACATTGCTGCTGGATAAGACGGGCACCATCACCTACGGCAACAGGCGGGCGGTCAACTTCTTCCCGGCCAACGACGTGGAACGCCACGAACTCATCACCGCGGCCCGGTTGTCCAGCCTCGCGGATGAAACCCCTGAGGGCCGCTCCATTGTGGAACTCGCCAACGACAAAGGCGTGGACGGCCCGGAGCTTGACCACCTCCGTAAGGACTCCAAGGACATCAGCATCGTGGAGTTCACGGCCAGCACACGCATGAGCGGGCTGGACGTCGACGGGCGCCTGATCCGCAAAGGCGCCGCGGCCGCCGTCGAACGCTTCGTCGCCGAAGCCGGTGGGCGCATGCCTGCAGAAGTCCAGCGTCGAGTGCAGGAAATCTCCGCCGAGGGCGGCACGCCGCTGCTGGTCGCCGAGCACACGCACGACGGCGGCGCCCGGGTTCTGGGAACAGTGCACCTGGCCGATGTGGTCAAGCCCGGCATGCACGCCCGTTTCGCGGAGCTGCGCAGGATGGGGATCCGCACGGTGATGATCACCGGCGACAACCCCGTGACGGCAAAGGCAATCGCGGCGGAGGCCGGCGTCGACGACTTCGTGGCGGAAGCCACGCCCGAGGACAAACTGGACGTCATCCGGCGCGAGCAGGGCGAAGGGCGGTTGGTTGCCATGACGGGTGACGGCACCAACGACGCCCCAGCGTTGGCCGCGGCTGACGTGGGCGTGGCGATGAATTCGGGAACACCCGCTGCCAAGGAGGCGGCCAACATGGTGGACCTGGATTCCGATCCCACCAAACTGATCAACATCGTGGGCATCGGCAAGCAACTGCTGATAACACGCGGGGCGCTGACCACGTTCTCGGTGGCCAATGACGTGGCGAAGTACTTCGCGATCGTGCCGGCGCTGTTCACTGCTGCGTTCCCGGGACTCGGGATGCTGAACATCATGGGCCTGGCGAGTCCGTCGTCGGCCATCCTTTCGGCGGTGATCTTCAACGCCCTCATCATCCTGGTACTGGTTCCTTTGGCGCTGCGTGGCGTGAAGTACCGTGCCGTGTCCGCGAATCAAGCGCTTGCCAGGAATCTGCTGCTGTATGGCCTCGGCGGCCTCGTGGCACCGTTCCTCGGGATCAAGCTCATTGACCTGATCATTTCCCTCATCCCCGGCATCGGCTAG
- a CDS encoding carbohydrate ABC transporter permease: MSTLSPAAARTTPEKSSAPAVVRRRGKSRMDPTRNNTAAGITAWLLALLFATPVLWMILTSFHSETDAATNPPSVAANLTLDAYKEFFGEASGVSPWPSLINSATASILSTVLVLALAIPAAYALSIRPVKKWTDVMFFFLSTKMMPVVAAILPLYLFAKTVGALDNIWFLILMYTSMNLPIAVWMMRSFLAEVPVEMLEAAQIDGANLILTLRKVIAPVAMPGIAATALICFIFSWNELLLARVLTGVVAGTAPVFLTGFVSSQGLFLAKVCAAAVVISLPVLFAGFAAQDKLVQGLSLGAVK; encoded by the coding sequence ATGAGCACCCTCAGTCCCGCCGCAGCCCGCACGACGCCTGAAAAATCGAGCGCGCCCGCCGTTGTCCGACGTCGCGGCAAATCCCGGATGGATCCAACGCGAAACAACACGGCCGCCGGCATCACAGCCTGGCTGCTGGCATTGCTCTTTGCCACACCCGTCCTCTGGATGATCCTGACCTCGTTCCACTCCGAGACGGACGCCGCCACCAACCCGCCATCCGTGGCTGCCAATCTCACCCTGGATGCCTACAAGGAGTTCTTCGGGGAGGCCTCAGGCGTGAGCCCGTGGCCGTCGCTGATCAACTCCGCCACCGCCTCCATCCTGTCCACGGTACTGGTGCTCGCCCTGGCCATTCCCGCCGCGTATGCCCTGTCCATCCGGCCGGTGAAGAAGTGGACGGACGTCATGTTCTTCTTCCTCTCCACGAAGATGATGCCGGTGGTGGCAGCTATCCTGCCGCTCTACCTTTTCGCCAAGACAGTGGGCGCACTGGACAACATCTGGTTCCTGATCCTCATGTACACGTCCATGAACCTGCCCATCGCCGTGTGGATGATGCGGTCCTTCCTCGCCGAAGTCCCCGTCGAAATGCTGGAAGCGGCACAGATCGACGGCGCCAACCTGATCCTCACGCTCCGCAAGGTGATCGCACCAGTGGCAATGCCGGGCATCGCCGCCACAGCCCTGATCTGCTTCATCTTCAGCTGGAACGAACTGCTCTTGGCCCGGGTGCTCACAGGCGTTGTCGCCGGCACGGCCCCCGTGTTCCTGACCGGATTCGTCTCCAGCCAGGGCCTCTTCCTCGCGAAAGTCTGCGCGGCCGCCGTCGTCATTTCGCTCCCTGTACTGTTCGCCGGATTCGCGGCGCAGGACAAGCTCGTCCAGGGCCTCTCGCTCGGCGCGGTCAAGTAA
- a CDS encoding sugar ABC transporter substrate-binding protein, protein MRPNTRAAALAAGALCIALTATACAGAGGTGAGDRNSISVLMVNNPQMEDLQRLTADNFTKETGIRVNYTVLPENDVRAKISQEFSSQAGQYDVASLSNYEIPFYSANGWLAPLDDVADDPEFNQADILPAYTASLTGTDGKLYGEPFYGESSFLMYRKDVFDAKGLTMPDKPTWDEVAQLAAKVDGAEPGMKGICLRGQPGWGQVFAPLTTVVNTFGGTWFDKDWNAKVNSPEFTEATEFYTKLVREHGQAGAAQAGFTECLNNLTQSKVAMWYDATSAAGALEAEASPVKGKIGYAQAPVKETASSGWLWTWSWALQAASKKKDSAEKFIAWASSKEYEELVASELGWAKVPSGKRISTYENADFQDAAPFFEAERFAIENADPKNPGLQERPAVGIQFVGIPEFAALGTNVSQGVSSAIAGQGSVADALAKGQEAAQKVGDKYKKKQ, encoded by the coding sequence ATGCGCCCAAATACACGTGCGGCAGCCCTTGCAGCCGGCGCCCTGTGCATCGCGCTCACCGCCACGGCCTGTGCCGGAGCGGGCGGAACAGGGGCTGGTGACCGGAACAGCATCAGCGTCCTCATGGTCAACAACCCGCAGATGGAAGATCTGCAGAGGCTCACTGCGGATAACTTCACCAAGGAGACCGGCATCCGGGTCAACTACACGGTGCTGCCGGAGAACGATGTCCGGGCAAAGATCAGCCAGGAGTTCTCCAGCCAGGCCGGCCAGTACGACGTCGCCTCGTTGTCCAACTACGAGATCCCGTTCTACTCGGCCAACGGCTGGTTGGCGCCTCTTGACGATGTCGCGGACGACCCGGAGTTCAATCAGGCCGACATCCTCCCGGCCTACACCGCGTCCCTCACCGGCACCGACGGCAAGCTCTACGGTGAGCCGTTCTATGGCGAATCCTCATTCCTGATGTACCGGAAGGACGTTTTCGACGCCAAGGGCCTCACCATGCCGGACAAGCCCACCTGGGACGAAGTGGCACAGCTCGCCGCCAAAGTAGACGGTGCGGAACCAGGGATGAAGGGCATCTGCCTCCGGGGCCAGCCTGGGTGGGGGCAGGTCTTCGCGCCGCTGACAACGGTGGTCAACACCTTCGGCGGTACGTGGTTCGACAAAGACTGGAACGCCAAGGTCAACTCGCCCGAATTCACTGAAGCAACAGAGTTCTACACCAAGCTGGTGCGGGAACATGGTCAGGCCGGTGCAGCCCAGGCGGGCTTCACCGAATGCCTGAACAACCTCACCCAAAGCAAAGTGGCCATGTGGTACGACGCCACGTCGGCTGCCGGCGCGCTGGAGGCTGAAGCTTCCCCGGTGAAGGGCAAGATCGGTTACGCCCAGGCACCGGTGAAGGAAACCGCATCCTCCGGTTGGTTGTGGACGTGGTCCTGGGCCCTGCAGGCGGCTTCAAAGAAAAAGGACTCCGCTGAGAAGTTCATCGCGTGGGCCAGCTCCAAGGAATACGAAGAACTGGTGGCCTCCGAACTCGGTTGGGCCAAGGTGCCCTCGGGCAAGCGCATCTCCACGTATGAGAACGCCGACTTCCAGGACGCAGCCCCGTTCTTCGAAGCCGAACGTTTCGCCATTGAGAATGCAGACCCGAAGAACCCCGGCCTCCAGGAGCGGCCCGCCGTCGGCATCCAGTTTGTCGGCATCCCCGAGTTCGCCGCGCTTGGCACCAATGTCTCCCAAGGCGTGAGCTCTGCAATCGCCGGTCAAGGGAGCGTGGCCGATGCGCTGGCCAAGGGCCAGGAGGCCGCGCAAAAGGTTGGCGACAAATACAAGAAGAAGCAATAA
- a CDS encoding NAD(P)-dependent alcohol dehydrogenase, producing MTTSTTQAPLPNQPGLPATMRAAILQRQGEMTMETLPIPHLEADQVLVQVSAVGVCGSDVHYYEHGRIGDYVVDHPLILGHELAGRIAAVGSSVDPARIGARVAVEPQRPCRTCKQCKAGRYNLCPEMEFYATPPVDGAFAEYVTIQSDFAHDIPDNVSDEAAALIEPLSVGLWACERAEIKPGSRVLIAGAGPIGIIAAQAARAFGASEIYVTDIAGDRLAFALEHGATHALNALTDTVEGLDVDAFIDASGAPQAVRSGIKAVGPAGRVILVGLGADDVELPVSYIQNREIWLSGVFRYTNTWPLAIQLLADGRVNLDVLVTGKFALSESEAALKAGKQPGQLKAVVYPGERASRATALPDCAPENNF from the coding sequence ATGACAACCTCAACCACTCAAGCCCCTCTGCCCAACCAGCCCGGGCTGCCGGCCACCATGCGTGCGGCCATCCTGCAGCGCCAAGGCGAGATGACCATGGAAACCCTGCCCATCCCGCACCTCGAAGCCGATCAAGTCCTGGTGCAGGTATCCGCCGTCGGAGTCTGCGGAAGCGACGTGCACTACTACGAGCACGGCCGGATCGGCGATTACGTGGTGGACCACCCCTTGATCCTCGGCCACGAACTCGCGGGGCGGATTGCCGCCGTCGGAAGTTCCGTGGACCCGGCCCGCATTGGTGCCAGAGTTGCCGTCGAGCCGCAACGCCCGTGCCGGACCTGCAAGCAGTGCAAGGCAGGACGCTACAACCTCTGCCCCGAAATGGAGTTCTACGCGACCCCTCCCGTGGACGGTGCTTTCGCCGAGTACGTCACCATCCAAAGCGACTTCGCGCACGACATCCCGGACAACGTCAGCGACGAAGCCGCTGCCCTGATCGAGCCGCTCTCGGTAGGGCTCTGGGCGTGCGAACGCGCTGAAATCAAGCCCGGCAGCCGGGTCCTGATTGCCGGCGCCGGCCCCATCGGCATCATCGCCGCGCAGGCCGCCCGGGCCTTTGGCGCAAGCGAAATATATGTCACGGACATCGCCGGGGACCGCCTCGCCTTCGCCTTGGAACACGGCGCCACCCACGCGCTGAACGCGCTGACGGACACCGTGGAAGGGCTCGACGTCGATGCCTTCATTGACGCTTCCGGCGCACCTCAAGCTGTCCGTTCCGGCATCAAAGCAGTGGGGCCCGCAGGCCGGGTGATCTTGGTGGGACTCGGCGCAGACGACGTCGAACTGCCCGTTTCCTACATCCAGAACCGCGAGATCTGGCTCTCCGGCGTGTTCCGCTACACCAACACCTGGCCCCTTGCCATCCAACTGCTCGCAGACGGCAGAGTGAACCTGGATGTCCTGGTCACCGGCAAGTTTGCCCTCTCCGAGTCCGAAGCCGCACTCAAGGCCGGCAAACAGCCCGGCCAGCTCAAAGCCGTGGTGTACCCGGGAGAGCGTGCGTCAAGGGCGACGGCGTTGCCAGATTGCGCGCCCGAAAACAATTTTTGA
- a CDS encoding carbohydrate ABC transporter permease, whose amino-acid sequence MTTATARISRPGHATAKPSRNKASRERALAWARRAPLLPALIFLIIVTQLPFVVTLIISFLNWNSLSPGTTGFAGFENYVTVLTDPDLRQAIFTTILLTVAVVLASLVIGLGLALLLDKKFIGRGLARTLLIAPFLVVPVAAALIWKHALLNPTYGLINGVLTWTWSLFGSDTPPQLDLLSQAPLMAVIISLVWQWTPFMMLILLAGLQSRPMDTVEAAQMDGATPWAIFRHLTLPHLRQYLELGGLLGAIYIVQNFDAVFTLTSGGLGTANLPYAIYQTFYYANEYGLASAAGVVVVIGTILVATFALRTVFSLFKKEAAR is encoded by the coding sequence ATGACTACCGCAACGGCGCGCATCTCCCGCCCGGGACATGCCACTGCCAAACCTTCACGAAACAAAGCATCGCGGGAACGCGCCCTGGCCTGGGCACGGCGCGCGCCGCTGCTTCCTGCCCTCATCTTCCTCATCATCGTCACGCAACTGCCGTTCGTGGTGACCCTGATCATCTCGTTCCTGAACTGGAACAGCCTGAGCCCCGGCACCACCGGCTTTGCTGGCTTCGAGAACTACGTCACGGTCCTCACCGATCCCGATCTCCGCCAGGCAATCTTCACTACCATCCTCCTCACGGTGGCCGTGGTCCTGGCGAGTCTGGTCATCGGCCTGGGACTGGCGCTGCTGTTGGATAAGAAGTTCATCGGACGCGGCTTGGCAAGGACGCTGCTGATTGCACCGTTCCTGGTAGTGCCCGTGGCCGCTGCCCTGATTTGGAAGCACGCACTGCTCAACCCCACCTACGGGCTGATCAATGGCGTCCTGACGTGGACCTGGTCCCTGTTTGGCAGCGATACTCCTCCGCAGCTGGACCTGCTGTCGCAAGCACCGCTGATGGCCGTCATCATCTCGCTGGTGTGGCAGTGGACTCCGTTCATGATGCTGATTCTGCTGGCAGGCCTGCAGTCGAGGCCCATGGATACCGTGGAGGCAGCCCAGATGGACGGCGCCACGCCGTGGGCCATCTTCCGGCACCTGACGCTCCCGCACCTGCGCCAGTACCTGGAACTCGGCGGCCTCCTGGGCGCGATCTACATCGTTCAGAATTTCGACGCCGTTTTCACCCTGACGTCGGGTGGCTTGGGTACCGCGAATCTTCCGTACGCGATTTACCAGACGTTCTACTACGCCAATGAGTACGGGCTGGCCTCCGCTGCCGGCGTCGTGGTGGTCATTGGCACCATCCTCGTGGCGACGTTCGCCCTCCGCACCGTTTTCTCGCTCTTCAAGAAGGAGGCAGCACGATGA
- the kdpA gene encoding potassium-transporting ATPase subunit KdpA produces MVFSTAAFITQIVVLLLALLLLHKPLGLYMERVFAGSTHSRLERVFYRLAGVDVGTEQSWSVYLRSVLVFSAVSILAIFALQRLQGLLPGSNGLPGVDPWIAMNTAISFVTNTNWQTYVPEATVGTFVQMCLLAVQNFLSAAVGIVVAVALIRGIVRTKTDRLGNFWVDVTRASFRLLLPIAAVGAIALVMGGVVQNFWSTEVANQATGVTQVIPGGPVASQEAIKVLGTNGGGYFNANSAHPFENPSVFTSLFQVFLILLIPSALPYTYGRMVGDRRQGFTVAGVMAALWLTSTALMGWAVASGQGAASSAAGGLGEGFEQRLGPAASSIFAASTTLTSTGAVNVAHDSLPPLAGGIAMVNMMLGEVAPGGTGSGLYGMLILAIIAVFIAGLMVGRTPEFLGKKIGPREMKLAALYILVTPTLVLVLAGITALLPDVMANAPAAGPHQFSELLYAFTSGANNNGSAFGGITSSGPYLSVMLGIAMLLGRFLPIVLVLALAGSLARQRKIPASAGTVPTHGGLFGSLLLSVTVIMTALSYFPALALGPLAEGLIK; encoded by the coding sequence GTGGTTTTCAGCACGGCAGCATTCATCACCCAAATAGTTGTCCTTCTCCTCGCGTTGCTTCTGTTGCACAAGCCCTTGGGCCTCTACATGGAACGCGTTTTCGCGGGGAGCACGCATTCCAGGTTGGAGCGGGTGTTCTACCGGCTCGCGGGGGTGGACGTCGGAACTGAACAGAGCTGGTCTGTGTATCTGCGCAGCGTTCTGGTCTTTTCGGCCGTTTCCATCCTGGCTATCTTTGCCCTGCAGCGGCTTCAGGGTCTGCTGCCCGGGAGCAACGGGCTTCCGGGCGTAGATCCGTGGATCGCCATGAACACGGCCATCTCCTTTGTCACCAACACCAACTGGCAAACGTACGTGCCTGAGGCCACCGTGGGCACCTTCGTCCAGATGTGCCTCCTGGCAGTGCAGAATTTCCTCTCCGCCGCAGTTGGAATCGTGGTGGCCGTGGCCTTGATCCGCGGCATCGTGCGGACAAAGACGGACCGTTTGGGTAACTTCTGGGTTGATGTCACCCGGGCATCTTTCCGGCTCCTGCTGCCCATCGCCGCAGTGGGCGCCATCGCGTTGGTGATGGGCGGCGTCGTACAGAATTTCTGGTCCACCGAGGTTGCCAACCAAGCCACGGGGGTCACCCAGGTGATACCTGGCGGACCGGTAGCCTCCCAGGAGGCCATCAAGGTCCTGGGCACCAACGGCGGCGGCTACTTCAACGCCAACTCCGCCCACCCCTTCGAGAATCCAAGTGTCTTCACCAGCCTGTTCCAGGTGTTCCTGATCCTGCTCATCCCTTCCGCCCTTCCCTATACCTACGGAAGGATGGTCGGCGACCGGCGCCAAGGCTTCACCGTTGCCGGCGTCATGGCCGCTCTTTGGCTGACCTCCACTGCCCTGATGGGCTGGGCGGTCGCGTCGGGCCAAGGGGCTGCATCGTCGGCGGCCGGAGGCTTGGGTGAAGGCTTCGAACAACGCCTGGGGCCAGCCGCAAGCTCCATCTTCGCCGCGTCCACCACCCTCACCTCCACCGGAGCGGTGAATGTGGCCCATGATTCCCTTCCCCCTCTCGCGGGCGGAATCGCCATGGTGAACATGATGCTGGGCGAGGTGGCCCCCGGAGGCACCGGTTCCGGACTGTACGGCATGCTGATCCTGGCGATTATCGCCGTCTTCATCGCAGGCCTGATGGTCGGCCGGACGCCGGAGTTCCTGGGCAAGAAGATCGGCCCGCGGGAAATGAAGCTCGCGGCCCTCTACATCCTGGTGACCCCCACCCTGGTGCTGGTCCTGGCAGGCATCACAGCGCTGCTCCCTGACGTCATGGCCAACGCGCCGGCGGCCGGACCCCACCAGTTCAGTGAGTTGCTGTATGCCTTCACCTCAGGCGCCAACAACAACGGTTCAGCTTTCGGTGGTATCACCAGCTCCGGACCGTATCTGTCCGTGATGCTCGGAATTGCCATGTTGCTGGGTCGCTTCCTCCCGATCGTCCTGGTCCTGGCACTGGCCGGGTCCTTGGCGCGGCAACGGAAGATCCCCGCATCAGCGGGAACCGTGCCAACCCACGGAGGGCTCTTCGGATCACTCCTCCTCAGCGTCACCGTGATCATGACGGCCCTCAGCTACTTCCCTGCCCTCGCCCTGGGCCCACTCGCAGAAGGACTTATCAAATGA